In the genome of Tannockella kyphosi, one region contains:
- a CDS encoding BMP family ABC transporter substrate-binding protein, whose product MKKLVTLFLAITMMVTCTACSTSESEEEDTSGITVGAIYITSQNDTSGYTYQHHTGIVTAMENLGLDTETDLLIVDNVEEDDTQVSAAIDTLAGQGCDIIFGISFGYITAFDTAAAQEEYSDIIFSHATGYLSNDTNFNNYFGRIYQARYLAGVAAGLKSLETGNDAIGYVAAYNLEYAETCSGINAFTLGVQSVNANATVYVNEISSWGDETLERQAAQALIDTYDVGIIAQHSDSAQPQMVAEENGIYGFGYNSDMTEQAPDAHICAPIWNWDIYYEAAISAVMEDPTTFMTTVGNYYGGLAEGFIDISELSDNAAEGTAEILEEVSALMESGEWDVFSGVSLEISTDGTITQVEEPVMKNDGTEAGVIDDSVITGTMDFNVEGVVAQ is encoded by the coding sequence ATGAAAAAATTAGTTACACTTTTTCTAGCAATCACAATGATGGTAACATGTACAGCATGTTCTACTAGTGAATCAGAAGAAGAAGACACAAGCGGAATTACAGTTGGAGCAATCTATATCACTAGTCAAAATGACACATCAGGATATACATACCAACACCATACTGGAATTGTAACAGCTATGGAAAATTTAGGTTTAGATACGGAAACAGATTTATTAATTGTTGATAATGTGGAAGAAGATGACACACAAGTAAGTGCTGCAATTGATACACTTGCTGGTCAAGGATGCGATATTATTTTTGGTATTTCATTTGGTTATATTACTGCATTTGATACTGCTGCTGCACAAGAAGAATATTCAGATATTATATTCTCACATGCTACAGGATATTTAAGTAATGATACAAACTTTAATAACTACTTTGGACGTATTTACCAAGCTAGATATTTAGCAGGTGTTGCTGCTGGTTTAAAATCTTTAGAAACTGGAAATGATGCAATTGGATATGTTGCAGCATACAACTTAGAATATGCTGAAACTTGTTCAGGTATTAATGCATTTACATTAGGGGTACAATCAGTTAACGCTAATGCTACTGTGTATGTAAATGAAATTTCAAGTTGGGGAGATGAAACATTAGAACGTCAAGCTGCTCAAGCATTAATTGATACTTATGATGTTGGTATTATTGCCCAACATAGTGATTCTGCACAACCTCAAATGGTAGCAGAAGAAAACGGAATTTATGGATTTGGATATAATTCTGATATGACAGAACAAGCTCCAGATGCACATATTTGTGCACCTATTTGGAATTGGGATATTTATTATGAAGCTGCAATATCAGCTGTTATGGAAGATCCAACAACATTCATGACAACAGTAGGTAACTACTATGGTGGACTTGCTGAAGGATTTATAGACATTTCTGAATTGTCTGACAATGCTGCAGAAGGTACTGCTGAAATTCTTGAAGAAGTTTCTGCTTTAATGGAATCTGGTGAATGGGATGTATTCTCAGGAGTTTCATTAGAAATTTCTACTGATGGTACAATTACACAAGTGGAAGAACCTGTAATGAAAAATGATGGTACGGAAGCTGGAGTTATTGATGATAGTGTTATCACTGGAACAATGGACTTCAATGTGGAAGGCGTAGTTGCACAATAA
- a CDS encoding ABC transporter ATP-binding protein, whose protein sequence is MENYAIEMRGITKTFGSVIANKDVNLTVKEGEILALLGENGSGKTTLMNMLSGIYQPDCGEILMQGKPVSIHSPEDSKKIGIGMVHQHFKLVDVFSAADNIWVGKVGGGNVLRKSRYFEIEEMCKKFGFDIDPTKKVLTMSVSEKQTLEIIKVLYYGAKVIILDEPTAVLTVQETKKLFDVLRQMKADGHSVIIITHKLNEVLEISDRVAILRKGEYITTVNTKETNEQVLTELMVGRKVDLNIERSKVEKTLPLLEIRGLDIQNDEGAKAIDNLSFYIRGGEMLGVAGIAGCGQKELCEAIAGLREIDKGSIIHKGSNIVGMSPKEIIKKGISMSFIPEDRLGMGLAPSLSITDNMILKNYADSKGFLVDRKKGRDDALEVIQSLQVVTPSTETPVRRLSGGNVQKILLGREIKIAPNVLITAYPVRGLDINSSYAIYDILNKQKQSGVGILFVGEDLDVMMALCDKIMVLCHGKVMGIVHAHKVSKEQLGLMMTGALDLVSNSSDKIPGIAKDSLFAEHIEEREEC, encoded by the coding sequence ATGGAAAATTATGCAATTGAAATGCGTGGTATTACGAAAACTTTTGGTAGTGTAATAGCTAATAAAGACGTAAACTTAACTGTAAAAGAAGGGGAAATACTTGCGTTACTTGGAGAGAATGGTTCTGGTAAAACTACGTTAATGAATATGTTATCAGGAATTTATCAACCTGATTGTGGTGAAATTTTAATGCAGGGTAAACCAGTAAGTATTCATTCTCCTGAAGACTCTAAAAAAATAGGGATTGGAATGGTTCATCAACATTTTAAATTGGTAGATGTTTTTAGTGCTGCTGATAATATATGGGTAGGAAAAGTTGGTGGAGGGAATGTTCTTCGTAAATCAAGATATTTTGAAATAGAAGAAATGTGTAAGAAGTTTGGTTTTGATATTGATCCTACTAAAAAAGTATTAACAATGTCAGTAAGTGAAAAACAAACTCTTGAAATTATAAAAGTACTTTATTATGGTGCTAAAGTTATTATTTTAGATGAACCTACTGCGGTACTAACAGTACAAGAAACAAAGAAATTATTTGATGTACTTCGTCAAATGAAAGCAGATGGGCATTCTGTTATTATCATTACTCATAAACTAAATGAAGTGTTAGAAATATCAGATCGTGTTGCTATTTTACGTAAAGGAGAATATATCACGACTGTAAATACAAAGGAAACGAATGAACAAGTTTTGACTGAATTAATGGTAGGTAGAAAAGTTGATTTAAATATTGAACGATCAAAAGTGGAAAAAACACTACCTTTATTAGAAATACGAGGACTTGATATTCAAAATGATGAGGGTGCTAAAGCAATTGATAATCTTAGTTTTTATATTCGTGGTGGTGAAATGTTGGGTGTTGCTGGTATTGCAGGATGTGGACAAAAAGAACTTTGTGAGGCTATTGCAGGATTAAGAGAGATAGATAAAGGATCTATTATTCATAAAGGGTCTAATATTGTTGGAATGTCTCCTAAAGAAATTATAAAAAAAGGAATTTCGATGAGTTTTATTCCAGAAGATCGTTTAGGAATGGGGCTTGCTCCCTCTTTATCGATTACTGATAATATGATTTTAAAAAACTATGCAGATAGTAAAGGTTTTTTAGTGGATCGTAAAAAAGGTCGTGATGATGCTTTAGAGGTTATTCAATCATTGCAGGTGGTAACACCATCTACAGAAACTCCAGTTCGTCGTTTATCAGGAGGAAATGTTCAAAAAATATTATTAGGACGTGAAATTAAAATTGCACCTAATGTATTAATTACTGCTTATCCAGTACGAGGACTGGATATTAATTCATCTTATGCTATTTATGATATTCTTAATAAACAAAAACAAAGTGGTGTAGGAATATTGTTTGTAGGTGAAGATTTAGATGTTATGATGGCTCTTTGTGATAAAATCATGGTGCTTTGCCATGGTAAAGTAATGGGAATTGTTCATGCTCATAAAGTGAGTAAAGAACAGTTAGGATTAATGATGACAGGGGCTTTAGACCTTGTTAGTAATAGTAGTGATAAAATACCAGGTATTGCAAAAGATAGTTTATTTGCAGAACATATTGAAGAAAGAGAGGAGTGCTAA
- a CDS encoding FtsW/RodA/SpoVE family cell cycle protein: MSFLSKLFKNSKGGDRLIFLSVVVLSLFGIVMIGSASVGKAYEYGATWPVTNMIKQGIFVGIGFALMSLITRLFDPKKFSVRFFDIIFTIGLLAMLACRLFEPTSGAYAWIDLGFMTIQPSEIMKIIMILCLSYYFSEVVDSFSVNGKFSSELAREAFYKNKFKYCLQRPFLYIILVLIVGVFVQNDTGSMVIMLGICGAIFLLAQNKYYRNFKMVSIIIVGVGTVLLAVFFLQGYQVSRITTWLQPLSDVQDTSFQIANSLVAFANGDLFGSGFGNSTQKFGWIPVAQSDFIGPIIYEELGVFGLAFIMIPTCIIIYRLLMHSRKTNNTFYSLILVGISTYFFMHLFINLGGVSALIPMTGVPLLLVSSGGTSAIATFIAIGIAQAIIRKSKL; the protein is encoded by the coding sequence ATGAGTTTTTTATCTAAATTATTTAAAAATTCAAAGGGTGGAGACCGTTTAATATTTTTAAGTGTAGTAGTTCTATCTTTGTTTGGTATTGTAATGATTGGTTCTGCTTCTGTAGGAAAAGCTTATGAATATGGGGCAACATGGCCAGTTACTAATATGATAAAACAAGGAATATTTGTTGGAATAGGTTTTGCGTTGATGTCTTTGATAACAAGATTGTTTGATCCAAAGAAATTTTCTGTTCGTTTTTTTGATATTATCTTTACAATAGGTTTACTGGCAATGTTAGCTTGTCGCCTATTTGAGCCAACTAGTGGAGCATATGCATGGATTGACTTAGGGTTTATGACGATTCAACCATCTGAAATAATGAAAATCATTATGATTTTATGTTTGTCTTATTATTTTAGTGAGGTAGTAGATAGTTTTAGTGTAAATGGGAAGTTTTCTAGTGAACTAGCAAGAGAAGCTTTTTATAAAAATAAGTTTAAGTACTGTCTACAACGACCTTTTCTTTACATTATCCTTGTCTTAATTGTTGGTGTATTTGTACAAAATGATACTGGTTCAATGGTTATTATGTTGGGTATTTGTGGGGCTATCTTTTTACTTGCTCAAAATAAGTATTATCGTAATTTTAAAATGGTATCGATTATCATAGTGGGGGTAGGAACAGTTTTATTAGCAGTCTTCTTTTTACAAGGTTATCAGGTGTCTCGTATTACGACATGGTTACAACCATTGTCTGATGTTCAAGATACATCCTTCCAGATTGCAAACTCTTTAGTAGCTTTCGCTAATGGGGATTTATTTGGTTCTGGTTTTGGTAATTCAACACAAAAATTCGGATGGATACCGGTTGCTCAAAGTGACTTTATTGGTCCTATTATTTATGAAGAATTAGGAGTCTTTGGGTTAGCTTTTATTATGATTCCAACTTGCATTATTATTTATCGTTTGCTTATGCATTCTAGAAAAACAAATAATACATTTTATAGTTTAATTTTAGTAGGAATATCTACTTATTTCTTTATGCATTTGTTTATTAATTTAGGTGGTGTATCTGCTTTAATACCAATGACAGGAGTACCTTTGTTGTTAGTTTCTTCAGGGGGAACATCAGCGATAGCTACTTTTATAGCAATTGGAATTGCTCAAGCAATTATTCGTAAATCTAAGCTCTAA
- a CDS encoding ABC transporter permease, which translates to MKRQNYFHVVKRDDVRLKRIILSYLLAVLIAIIIGGILLSIQNVNPFSYYKDMFSLGLIGNKFGYKQVEAFIKVFTPLLLTSVALSLAFKMRFWNIGGEGQFIMGAIGAGIVAYLLGDSLPSLIILPLMALVGALFGGLYGAFVAVLKVKYNTNETLLTLMMNYIALYLLKFFGETSGEWNFFLSTDSSRPLFASFPESALMIEIPTFFGYFSLNLSLVIALLICVAIWWYLKYTKRGYEIAVVGDSPNSAKYAGMKVSKIVVRTIFLSAALIGLAGAFYVSSAGTLSTSMTNSVGWTGIVVAWLAKLNTIAITVVSLLITVLQHGCSVASASYATVDANFANLLQGMILFAVLTADFFTRFKLVKTSKQEVE; encoded by the coding sequence ATGAAAAGACAAAATTATTTTCATGTTGTAAAACGTGATGATGTTCGTTTGAAACGTATTATTTTGAGTTATCTTTTAGCAGTTCTTATTGCAATTATTATTGGGGGTATTTTATTATCGATACAAAATGTGAATCCTTTTAGTTATTATAAAGATATGTTTAGTTTAGGCTTGATAGGTAATAAGTTTGGATATAAACAAGTAGAAGCATTTATTAAAGTATTTACTCCTTTATTATTAACATCAGTTGCTCTTTCTTTGGCTTTTAAAATGCGTTTTTGGAATATTGGTGGAGAAGGACAATTTATTATGGGAGCAATTGGAGCAGGAATTGTTGCTTATTTATTAGGTGATAGTTTACCATCTCTTATTATCTTGCCACTAATGGCACTTGTAGGAGCATTATTTGGAGGTTTATATGGTGCTTTTGTAGCTGTTTTAAAAGTTAAGTATAATACAAATGAAACATTACTTACATTAATGATGAATTATATTGCTCTTTATCTTTTGAAATTCTTTGGAGAAACAAGTGGTGAATGGAATTTCTTTCTTTCTACCGATTCAAGTAGACCATTGTTTGCTAGTTTCCCTGAAAGTGCACTAATGATTGAGATACCTACATTTTTTGGTTATTTTTCATTAAATCTTTCTTTGGTTATTGCACTTCTTATTTGTGTTGCTATTTGGTGGTATTTAAAATATACCAAACGTGGATATGAAATTGCAGTAGTTGGAGATAGTCCGAATAGTGCTAAATATGCAGGTATGAAAGTATCAAAAATTGTAGTACGTACTATTTTTCTTTCTGCAGCATTGATTGGATTAGCAGGAGCTTTCTATGTTTCTTCAGCAGGAACACTTTCTACGTCAATGACAAATAGTGTTGGATGGACTGGAATTGTTGTTGCTTGGTTGGCTAAGTTAAATACGATTGCGATTACTGTAGTAAGTTTATTAATTACTGTTTTACAACATGGATGTAGTGTAGCTAGTGCATCTTATGCTACAGTAGATGCGAATTTTGCTAATTTACTACAAGGGATGATTTTATTTGCGGTTCTAACTGCAGACTTCTTTACTCGATTTAAATTAGTGAAAACTAGTAAACAGGAGGTAGAATAA
- a CDS encoding ABC transporter permease, giving the protein MNVITLFLFSIVVYNTVLLYGTLGEILTEKSGSLNLGVEGTMAIGAIIGYLAAVSTNSLWIGLIVAFIAAGLCGLLFAFLTVSLQANQNVTGLTITTFGLGLYFFIGKGFGSAWPALQSAPSVSAAYAAIEIPLLSEIPVLGKAFFSHSILVYLAVAIAVGLWLYLNYTKTGLRLRAVGENPSAADSVGINIILYKYIHIIVGSGIMGLGGLYMALVMGGSFEGSTCWINGYGWISIALVIFSNWNPLMAILGSLLFGFFNTLQVYSGSLANSFPEMFGWLSSIPAQLYQALPFIITAIVLIVTSIRQTQGGGGPEGLGANYFREDR; this is encoded by the coding sequence ATGAATGTAATTACGTTATTTCTATTTAGTATTGTAGTGTATAATACAGTACTTCTTTATGGAACTTTAGGTGAAATACTAACTGAAAAATCAGGTAGTCTTAACTTAGGGGTAGAAGGTACGATGGCAATAGGTGCAATCATTGGATATCTAGCGGCAGTAAGTACGAACAGTTTATGGATAGGATTGATTGTTGCATTTATAGCAGCTGGACTTTGTGGATTGTTATTTGCTTTTCTTACTGTTTCATTACAAGCGAATCAAAATGTAACTGGGCTTACTATTACTACTTTTGGTTTAGGACTATATTTCTTTATTGGAAAAGGTTTTGGAAGTGCTTGGCCAGCATTGCAAAGTGCACCAAGTGTATCAGCAGCATATGCCGCTATTGAAATTCCATTACTTAGTGAAATACCAGTTCTAGGGAAAGCTTTTTTCTCACATAGTATTTTAGTTTATTTAGCAGTTGCTATTGCTGTAGGTCTTTGGCTTTATTTGAATTATACAAAAACAGGATTACGTTTGCGTGCAGTAGGAGAAAATCCTTCAGCTGCTGATTCTGTGGGTATTAATATTATTTTGTATAAATATATTCATATTATTGTGGGGTCTGGGATTATGGGACTAGGTGGTCTTTATATGGCTTTAGTTATGGGTGGATCATTTGAAGGCTCTACTTGTTGGATTAATGGATATGGTTGGATTTCGATTGCTTTAGTTATTTTCTCTAATTGGAATCCGTTAATGGCTATTTTAGGATCATTGTTGTTTGGGTTCTTTAATACGTTACAAGTATATAGTGGTTCATTAGCGAACTCATTTCCAGAGATGTTTGGGTGGTTATCTAGTATACCTGCACAATTATATCAAGCATTGCCATTTATCATTACAGCTATTGTATTGATTGTTACTTCGATTCGACAAACACAAGGCGGAGGTGGACCTGAAGGATTAGGTGCAAACTATTTCCGTGAAGATAGATAA
- a CDS encoding UPF0223 family protein: MEYNYPLDYTWSTSEIIDVIAFYNCIEEAYEKGITKESLMKAYRDFKVIVDSKSYEKQIDKEFKEVSGYSIYEVIKKSKETDFIKMV; encoded by the coding sequence ATGGAATATAATTATCCGTTAGATTATACTTGGTCAACAAGTGAAATTATAGATGTCATTGCTTTTTATAATTGTATTGAAGAAGCATATGAAAAAGGAATTACAAAAGAATCATTAATGAAAGCTTATCGTGATTTTAAAGTTATTGTAGATTCAAAAAGTTATGAAAAACAAATTGATAAAGAATTTAAAGAAGTTTCTGGATACTCCATCTATGAAGTAATTAAAAAATCGAAAGAAACTGATTTTATTAAGATGGTTTAA